The following proteins are encoded in a genomic region of Takifugu flavidus isolate HTHZ2018 chromosome 3, ASM371156v2, whole genome shotgun sequence:
- the LOC130522100 gene encoding transmembrane protein 47-like, producing the protein MMSAVTETEESARSSPLTPLKLVGLVCVFLALCLDVGAVMSPAWVTADDQYYLSLWESCWKPASTESWQCSSTLGSDWQVATLALLLGGGALVLMSFLVALVAVCIGTRRRFYTPVAFMLFAAVVLQACSLVLYPIKFIESINLRIYHEFNWGYGLAWGGTIFSFGGGILYCLNPTNYEEFYSL; encoded by the exons ATGATGTCCGCTGTCACCGAGACGGAAGAGTCGGCGCGCAGCTCCCCGCTGACACCGCTGAAGCTGGTCGGACTGGTGTGCGTCTTCTTGGCGCTCTGCCTGGATGTGGGAGCCGTGATGAGCCCGGCATGGGTGACTGCTGACGACCAGTACTACCTGTCCCTGTGGGAGTCCTGCTGGAAGCCGGCGAGCACGGAGAGCTGGCAGTGCAGCAGCACTCTGGGATCAG ACTGGCAGGTTGCTACGTTGGCCCTGTTGCTAGGGGGTGGGGCCCTGGTGCTGATGTCATTCCTGGTGGCTCTGGTTGCTGTGTGCATTGGCACAAGACGGCGATTCTACACACCGGTCGCTTTCATGCTCTTTGCTGCAG TTGTGCTCCAAGCCTGCAGCTTGGTCCTCTACCCCATCAAGTTCATCGAGAGCATCAACCTGAGAATCTACCACGAGTTCAACTGGGGCTACGGCCTGGCCTGGGGTGGGACCATCTTTTCCTTCGGCGGAGGGATCCTCTACTGTCTCAACCCCACAAATTATGAGGAGTTTTACTCACTATGA